A window from Chloracidobacterium sp. encodes these proteins:
- a CDS encoding F0F1 ATP synthase subunit epsilon, whose translation MPLTLDIVTPERALLSQTVDEVVLPALDGEIGVLPGHAALMSQLSVAGLLTYRQGGKETLAFVSQGFVEVLGDRVTVLTERAELAEDIDIEEARTRLREAELALKQAESERPDDDLSRLRAEVEAALVRVKTAERYQSR comes from the coding sequence ATGCCTCTTACACTCGACATCGTGACGCCCGAACGGGCGCTACTGTCCCAGACGGTGGATGAAGTTGTTTTACCGGCGCTGGATGGGGAAATCGGCGTTCTACCCGGCCATGCCGCGCTGATGTCGCAACTGAGCGTCGCCGGGCTGTTGACCTACCGGCAGGGCGGCAAAGAAACACTAGCGTTTGTCTCCCAAGGCTTTGTGGAGGTGCTTGGCGACCGCGTGACGGTGCTGACCGAACGCGCCGAACTCGCTGAAGACATTGACATCGAGGAGGCGCGAACGCGACTGCGTGAAGCCGAGCTGGCCCTCAAGCAAGCTGAATCGGAACGCCCAGATGACGACCTCTCACGCCTGCGCGCTGAAGTTGAAGCCGCGCTGGTACGGGTCAAAACCGCCGAACGTTACCAGTCACGCTGA
- a CDS encoding radical SAM protein, which translates to MADRPYVFYELTNAICATCHRKVEAKIVIEGDRVFMHKFCPVHGRERVLISTDAAFYKQQRAFLKPGQLVRQFNTPIQYGCPYDCGICPDHEQHGCLTIVEVTDHCNLTCPICYAESGPHRPTHRSLEQVEFMLDCVVRNEGEPDIVQISGGEPTLHPQFFEILDAARRRPIKHLMVNTNGLRIAQDEAFAERLASYMPGFEIYLQFDSLRADALRDLRGVDLRTVRERALERLDRLKVSTTLVVTLKKGVNDDEIGDIIAFALQHSCVRGVTFQPVQVAGRTERFDPARDRLTLSEVRQAILRQTPWLKPQDILPVPCHPDCLAMAYALRLGGEVIPLTGLIDPEFLLNSGGSTIIYEQSPALREQIFKTFSTGHSPAMQAVSLKQLLCCLPLVSVPEQFTYENVFRILIVQFMDAHSLDIRSVKRSCVHIVHPDGRLIPFDTFNLFYRDGREAQLNVLRQQPAAVPAGG; encoded by the coding sequence ATGGCTGACCGTCCGTACGTGTTTTACGAACTCACTAATGCGATTTGCGCGACTTGCCACCGCAAGGTCGAGGCCAAAATCGTCATCGAGGGTGACCGGGTGTTCATGCACAAGTTTTGCCCCGTACACGGACGCGAGCGGGTGCTGATCTCGACCGACGCGGCGTTTTATAAACAGCAGCGCGCTTTTCTCAAACCCGGCCAACTCGTCAGGCAATTCAACACGCCGATCCAGTATGGCTGCCCCTATGACTGCGGCATCTGTCCCGATCACGAGCAGCACGGCTGTCTGACCATCGTGGAAGTCACCGACCACTGCAACCTGACCTGCCCGATTTGCTACGCCGAGTCGGGACCGCACCGACCGACGCACCGCTCGCTGGAGCAGGTTGAGTTCATGCTGGATTGCGTCGTCCGGAACGAGGGCGAACCCGACATCGTGCAAATCAGCGGCGGCGAGCCGACGCTTCATCCGCAGTTCTTTGAAATTCTTGACGCCGCGCGACGCCGTCCCATCAAGCATCTGATGGTCAACACCAACGGGCTGCGCATCGCGCAGGATGAAGCCTTCGCCGAGCGGCTGGCGAGTTACATGCCGGGCTTTGAAATCTATTTGCAGTTCGACTCGCTGCGGGCGGACGCCCTGCGCGACTTGCGCGGCGTGGATTTGCGTACGGTACGCGAGCGGGCGCTCGAACGCCTCGACCGCCTGAAGGTTTCGACGACGCTGGTCGTCACGCTCAAGAAGGGTGTCAACGACGATGAAATCGGCGACATCATCGCGTTCGCGCTTCAGCATTCGTGCGTCCGGGGCGTGACGTTCCAGCCGGTACAGGTCGCCGGCCGCACGGAGCGTTTCGATCCGGCGCGCGACCGCCTGACGCTCAGTGAAGTTCGGCAGGCAATCCTCCGCCAGACGCCGTGGCTCAAGCCGCAGGACATACTCCCCGTGCCGTGTCATCCCGACTGTCTAGCGATGGCTTACGCGCTGAGGCTGGGCGGCGAGGTCATCCCGCTGACGGGCCTGATTGACCCGGAGTTCCTGCTCAACAGCGGGGGCAGCACGATCATTTACGAGCAAAGCCCGGCGTTGCGCGAGCAGATTTTCAAGACGTTTTCAACCGGACACTCGCCAGCAATGCAGGCGGTTTCGCTCAAGCAGCTTTTGTGTTGCCTGCCGCTCGTGAGCGTGCCGGAGCAGTTCACTTATGAAAATGTCTTTCGGATTTTGATCGTGCAGTTTATGGACGCCCACAGCCTTGACATTCGCTCGGTCAAGCGGTCATGCGTGCATATTGTCCATCCCGACGGGCGCCTCATCCCGTTTGACACCTTCAACCTGTTTTACCGCGACGGACGCGAAGCGCAGCTCAATGTGCTGCGTCAACAACCGGCCGCGGTGCCGGCCGGCGGATGA
- a CDS encoding acyl-CoA thioesterase has product MGKRPISSDRSLIEMPAVISRLRVRYAETDQMGVAYHANYLVWMEVGRTDYCRACGFTYRDMEAAGVRLVVAEARVRYHAAARYDDALRIETRLTTLRSRQVGFAYTVHREDDETLLATGDTLHLPTDAHGRVIRLPSNIYDALLHAPHADKAPLQNACPKVM; this is encoded by the coding sequence ATGGGTAAACGTCCGATATCTTCCGACCGCTCGCTGATTGAAATGCCGGCTGTCATTTCGCGCCTGCGGGTGCGCTACGCCGAAACCGACCAAATGGGCGTCGCCTACCATGCCAACTATCTGGTCTGGATGGAGGTCGGGCGAACGGACTACTGCCGCGCCTGCGGGTTCACCTACCGCGATATGGAGGCGGCGGGCGTCCGGCTCGTGGTCGCTGAAGCGCGCGTTCGGTATCACGCCGCCGCACGATACGACGACGCGCTGCGCATTGAGACGCGCCTGACGACGCTGCGTTCACGGCAGGTTGGCTTTGCCTATACCGTCCACCGCGAGGATGATGAGACGCTGCTGGCGACAGGCGACACCCTGCATCTCCCGACTGACGCACACGGACGGGTCATCCGCCTGCCGTCGAACATCTACGACGCGCTGTTGCACGCTCCACACGCCGATAAAGCGCCGCTTCAAAATGCCTGCCCAAAGGTGATGTGA
- a CDS encoding BamA/TamA family outer membrane protein → MSASGRKTTTQWPPTAFPKLPRRTQQPTKWSIPVIWLALTLSFILMSAGMAAQAQNILPAVQEAGALAVTQPPIGRLDGRTITRLDIEVKGGLPSEPSLGEAIGLQVGESLTAARLRAALVRLHRSEQVADAEVWTAADGAEGVQVRFVITRQLRVADVTFDGDILFPAEELRTRLAALERGNRITARALAEGEENLRLFYRERGYFQATVAARVSAPNDAARARVTFVVRPGPQAIIGDWWIDGDLKIPRADFDAKIIRHPVGTPYAIDFIQSDLQRIRALHLARGYLDPRISEPRVAFDPTTNRVAVSVSINSGPLVTVNITGFAFRREEQRQLLPILRDGGLDDLTLEEGARRLLVALQQRGYFFAEVDWSRQRLVGEERVVVTYTIEPYRRYRVQEVRIVGTDALRYRDVAGDFKTRPASLIPPSRGLVTEDTLARDAEVILRDLRNAGYLQAQVTERRIGVGLNDQSLTVLFQVEPGPRAQVVAVRFTGNQLLDTERLSRVLALSPGDFVTQEQVRADLERLKALYLSEGFAEARVRQELEEVNGDPARVYVVYEIEEGRRFTINRVIIGTRGRTSEQTLRRFLGVRPGERLRRDRLTQAEQALYATGAFRQVLIQTPYVRAAGPTEALADVTLDVIESKPYTLAYGFGYQTNDGPRGSFELSNANMFGRLEVGSVIVRLSRREQLAQVSYQFPRFNLPRVTTLTDGVTAPILISGLFQRQARVSFTTQRLAALVQSELRFGAQSALIFRYRLQNVRVLDLRVSNPPLQRLDVPLNLGTLSATYVRDTRDVPLDATRGGFISADLTLATPYIGGSERFVRFLGQFQGYRRAAERSPVVLAGRLQVGLAQPYGESRTLPISERFFSGGPTTLRGLGFEQAGPRDPVTDAPIGGNALVAATGEVRFPVLQNVEGAVFYDVGNVFARIADINFGCMTNSLGGGFRLKTPLGPLRVDAAYLLDPPFYVATPNRRLTNLQVHITFGQAF, encoded by the coding sequence ATGTCGGCCTCTGGACGGAAAACGACGACGCAGTGGCCTCCGACGGCGTTCCCAAAGCTACCGCGCAGGACACAACAACCAACCAAGTGGAGCATCCCGGTCATCTGGCTTGCCCTAACGTTGAGCTTCATCTTGATGTCGGCAGGGATGGCGGCTCAGGCGCAGAACATTCTGCCAGCTGTTCAAGAGGCGGGCGCGTTGGCTGTGACGCAGCCACCTATCGGACGGTTGGACGGACGCACTATCACGCGGCTCGACATCGAAGTGAAAGGCGGCCTTCCGTCTGAGCCGTCGCTGGGAGAAGCCATCGGGTTACAGGTGGGCGAGTCGCTAACAGCGGCGCGGCTGCGAGCGGCTCTCGTTCGGCTGCATCGTTCCGAGCAGGTCGCCGACGCCGAAGTGTGGACCGCCGCTGACGGTGCCGAAGGGGTTCAAGTGCGGTTTGTCATCACCCGTCAACTCCGGGTCGCCGATGTGACCTTCGACGGCGACATCCTTTTTCCTGCCGAGGAGTTACGGACGCGCTTGGCGGCGCTTGAGCGCGGCAACCGGATTACAGCACGGGCGCTGGCTGAAGGCGAAGAGAACCTGCGACTTTTCTACCGTGAACGCGGCTATTTTCAAGCGACAGTGGCGGCGCGCGTCTCCGCTCCAAACGACGCGGCGCGGGCGCGCGTCACCTTCGTTGTGAGGCCGGGTCCGCAGGCGATCATCGGAGACTGGTGGATTGACGGCGACCTCAAGATTCCCCGCGCTGACTTTGACGCCAAGATCATCCGGCATCCGGTCGGGACGCCGTACGCCATTGACTTCATTCAGTCGGACTTGCAGCGCATCCGCGCGCTGCACCTCGCGCGCGGCTACCTTGATCCGCGCATTAGTGAGCCGCGCGTCGCCTTTGATCCCACCACTAATCGAGTCGCCGTCTCCGTCTCTATCAACTCCGGGCCGCTGGTGACGGTCAACATCACCGGCTTCGCCTTTCGCCGTGAGGAGCAGCGCCAGCTTCTTCCCATTCTCCGCGACGGCGGCCTAGATGACTTGACGCTTGAAGAAGGCGCGCGCCGGTTGTTGGTCGCCCTGCAACAGCGCGGCTACTTCTTCGCCGAGGTGGACTGGTCGCGGCAGCGACTAGTCGGCGAGGAGCGGGTGGTTGTGACGTACACGATTGAACCGTACCGCCGCTATCGGGTGCAGGAAGTGCGCATTGTCGGGACGGACGCGCTTCGCTACCGCGACGTGGCGGGTGACTTCAAAACCCGCCCGGCCTCGCTCATCCCACCGTCGCGTGGTCTGGTCACGGAAGATACGCTGGCGCGGGACGCGGAAGTGATTCTGCGTGACCTGCGCAACGCCGGATACTTGCAGGCTCAAGTAACGGAACGTCGCATCGGAGTCGGACTCAACGACCAGTCGCTGACCGTGCTGTTTCAGGTCGAGCCAGGTCCACGCGCGCAGGTGGTCGCCGTCCGCTTTACGGGCAATCAACTACTTGACACTGAACGCCTCAGCCGGGTGTTGGCGCTGTCGCCGGGCGACTTTGTGACGCAGGAGCAAGTGCGCGCCGACTTGGAGCGGCTCAAGGCGCTTTACCTGAGTGAAGGTTTCGCTGAAGCACGGGTTCGGCAAGAACTGGAGGAAGTCAACGGCGATCCGGCGCGAGTGTACGTGGTGTACGAAATCGAGGAGGGACGGCGCTTTACCATCAACCGCGTCATCATCGGTACGCGCGGCCGTACGTCCGAACAAACCCTGCGGCGTTTTCTGGGCGTGCGGCCGGGCGAACGGTTGCGCCGCGACCGGCTCACGCAAGCCGAGCAGGCGCTCTACGCCACCGGCGCGTTTCGTCAAGTGCTGATTCAGACGCCGTATGTCCGCGCCGCCGGCCCGACCGAGGCGTTAGCCGACGTGACGCTGGATGTCATTGAGTCCAAGCCCTATACGCTGGCCTACGGGTTCGGTTACCAGACCAACGACGGCCCCCGTGGTTCGTTTGAGCTGTCGAACGCCAACATGTTCGGTCGCCTTGAAGTCGGCAGCGTGATTGTGCGGCTCAGTCGGCGGGAACAGTTGGCGCAGGTGTCCTACCAGTTTCCTCGGTTCAACCTACCGCGCGTGACGACGTTGACCGACGGCGTCACGGCACCGATTCTCATTTCCGGTCTCTTCCAACGGCAAGCGCGGGTCAGCTTTACCACACAACGGTTGGCGGCGCTTGTCCAGTCCGAACTGCGCTTCGGCGCCCAGAGCGCCCTGATTTTCCGCTACCGATTGCAAAATGTGCGGGTGCTGGACTTGCGGGTGAGCAACCCTCCACTCCAGCGTCTGGATGTGCCGCTCAATCTCGGCACGTTGTCGGCGACATACGTCCGCGACACCCGCGATGTCCCGCTTGACGCGACGCGCGGCGGCTTCATCTCGGCCGACTTGACGCTGGCGACGCCCTACATTGGCGGCTCGGAGCGGTTTGTGCGCTTTCTGGGACAGTTTCAGGGGTATCGTCGCGCTGCCGAACGGTCGCCGGTCGTCCTTGCCGGGCGGCTGCAGGTGGGATTGGCGCAACCATATGGCGAGAGCCGGACGTTGCCGATCAGCGAACGCTTTTTCTCCGGCGGCCCGACCACCCTACGCGGCCTAGGGTTTGAACAAGCCGGCCCGCGTGATCCGGTCACAGACGCGCCGATTGGCGGCAACGCGCTGGTGGCGGCGACCGGTGAAGTTCGCTTCCCGGTGCTGCAAAATGTTGAGGGCGCAGTGTTTTACGATGTCGGTAACGTCTTTGCCCGCATTGCGGACATCAACTTTGGGTGCATGACCAACAGCCTTGGCGGCGGCTTTCGCCTCAAAACGCCGCTAGGGCCGTTGCGTGTGGACGCGGCGTACCTGCTTGATCCGCCGTTTTATGTGGCGACGCCCAACCGCCGACTCACCAACCTCCAGGTTCACATCACCTTTGGGCAGGCATTTTGA
- a CDS encoding S8 family serine peptidase, with amino-acid sequence MKKPLVYAFALLFAGGLTATTFSQISRPLPPSAGGGQDEYPVDVAGEPRYVANQVIIQFYEDADERSRAQVRAMIGASRATTLLSADRRRMLEEGTPLRAGGRAAGEVELEVLPPGLSVKEACEILKGNPAVKSVEPNWIYTKLQAARPNDPLFLNGSLWGMYGANTGSGTSNPYGSEAAAVWSTSVTNGTGSHNIFVGVIDEGIQVNHPDLQANIWVNPFDPVDGRDNDGNGYVDDTNGWDFVNNDRTVYDGPASGSTSIDSHGTHVAGTIGAVGNNGIGVVGVNWRVTMISGKFLGTQGGTTANAIRAIDYFTDLRVRHGLDIVATNNSWGGGGYSQALYDAISRAQARNILFVAAAGNSSNDNDARPSYPASYNHSHIIAVASITSTGALSSFSNFGRTSVDLGAPGSNIQSTLPASRYGSLSGTSMATPHVTGVVALYAARRSARGLTIKNNILSSVYRIPSLNGRCVSNGTLDANALFRNF; translated from the coding sequence GTGAAGAAGCCACTGGTTTATGCGTTTGCGCTCCTGTTTGCTGGCGGTCTGACAGCGACGACCTTTAGCCAGATCAGCCGGCCGTTGCCCCCGTCGGCGGGTGGCGGGCAAGATGAGTACCCGGTGGATGTCGCTGGCGAACCGCGCTATGTCGCCAATCAAGTCATCATTCAGTTCTATGAAGACGCCGATGAGCGTAGCCGGGCGCAGGTGCGCGCCATGATCGGCGCATCGCGTGCGACAACGCTGCTTTCAGCCGACCGGCGGCGGATGCTGGAGGAAGGCACGCCGCTGCGTGCCGGTGGGCGCGCCGCCGGTGAAGTTGAGTTGGAGGTGCTGCCGCCGGGGTTGAGCGTCAAGGAAGCCTGTGAAATCCTCAAGGGCAATCCGGCTGTTAAGTCGGTCGAACCGAACTGGATTTACACGAAGTTGCAGGCGGCGCGGCCGAACGATCCGCTCTTCCTCAACGGCTCACTGTGGGGCATGTACGGTGCTAACACCGGTTCGGGTACAAGCAACCCGTATGGCAGCGAAGCGGCCGCCGTATGGTCAACCTCCGTTACGAACGGCACGGGTTCACACAACATCTTCGTCGGGGTCATTGACGAGGGCATTCAGGTCAACCATCCCGACCTGCAAGCCAACATCTGGGTCAACCCATTTGATCCGGTGGACGGCCGCGACAACGACGGCAACGGCTACGTAGATGACACGAACGGTTGGGATTTCGTCAACAACGACCGGACAGTGTATGACGGCCCGGCCTCTGGCTCGACCAGCATTGACTCGCATGGCACGCACGTCGCTGGCACGATTGGCGCGGTCGGCAACAACGGCATTGGCGTCGTTGGCGTCAACTGGCGCGTGACCATGATTTCGGGCAAGTTCCTTGGCACGCAGGGCGGCACGACAGCCAACGCCATTCGCGCGATTGACTACTTCACGGATTTGCGCGTCCGGCACGGTCTGGACATCGTCGCCACCAACAACTCGTGGGGCGGCGGCGGCTATTCGCAGGCGCTCTATGACGCCATTTCACGGGCGCAGGCGCGCAACATCCTCTTCGTGGCGGCGGCGGGCAACTCGTCGAACGACAATGACGCCCGCCCATCCTACCCGGCCAGCTACAATCACAGCCACATTATCGCGGTTGCGTCCATCACGAGCACCGGCGCGCTGTCGTCCTTCTCCAACTTTGGTCGCACCAGTGTTGACCTTGGCGCTCCCGGCTCAAACATTCAGTCCACCTTGCCGGCCAGCCGCTATGGTTCGCTGAGCGGCACATCAATGGCGACCCCGCACGTCACGGGCGTTGTAGCCCTGTACGCCGCGCGGCGTTCCGCTCGTGGCTTGACCATCAAGAACAATATCCTGAGCAGCGTTTATCGCATCCCGTCGCTCAACGGACGCTGTGTGAGCAATGGGACGCTAGACGCTAACGCGCTGTTCCGCAACTTCTAA
- a CDS encoding OsmC family protein, which translates to MAVEITGKYLGALRVEMHHGPSGATLQTTAPADNHGDGNGFSPTDLVAAALGSCMMTLMGIVAQRDNLDLSGAHFRVVKHMHTASPRRVGALPITFHLPNHIPTEARPKLERAALTCPVHHSLHPDIEMNVEFLYDL; encoded by the coding sequence ATGGCTGTTGAAATCACTGGCAAGTACCTTGGCGCACTGCGCGTCGAAATGCATCACGGCCCGTCGGGCGCAACCCTTCAGACGACGGCTCCGGCGGACAACCACGGCGACGGCAATGGCTTTTCGCCGACGGATTTAGTCGCAGCAGCGCTTGGGTCTTGCATGATGACATTGATGGGGATCGTCGCCCAACGCGACAATCTCGACCTTTCCGGCGCGCACTTTCGCGTCGTCAAACATATGCACACCGCATCGCCGCGCCGCGTGGGCGCGTTGCCGATTACCTTTCACCTCCCCAACCACATTCCCACTGAAGCTCGCCCTAAGCTGGAACGCGCAGCGCTGACCTGCCCGGTGCATCACAGCCTGCATCCCGACATCGAAATGAATGTCGAGTTTCTCTACGATCTGTGA
- a CDS encoding prolipoprotein diacylglyceryl transferase → MNFPYDIRLPGVVVPIHLVCEVLAYTVGFQLYVRARRRQPSGLTVEQTVWTLVGCLFGAWLGSKLLAWLEAPTLYWRYRANPLIWLEGKSIVGGLLGGWAGVEAAKRLAGVRQATGDAYVVPLLVGIAIGRVGCFLTGLTDGTCGALTGLPWGVDFGDGLRRHPTQLYEIAYLTALGVTLRRTASAEDPPGALFRRFLLAYLAFRFTVEFIKPRPFVYPWGLTAIQTAALLGMGAAGYTLWRLRRRPHGLVALLPTAEGERAHG, encoded by the coding sequence ATGAACTTTCCGTATGACATCCGGTTGCCGGGGGTGGTCGTCCCAATTCATCTTGTCTGCGAGGTCTTGGCCTACACGGTCGGATTTCAACTGTATGTCCGGGCGCGGCGGCGTCAACCGAGCGGACTCACCGTTGAGCAAACCGTCTGGACGCTGGTCGGGTGCCTCTTTGGCGCATGGCTTGGCTCCAAGCTGCTTGCATGGCTGGAAGCGCCGACGCTCTACTGGCGCTATCGCGCCAACCCGCTCATTTGGCTCGAAGGTAAGTCCATTGTCGGAGGGCTGTTGGGCGGCTGGGCCGGCGTCGAGGCCGCCAAGCGACTAGCGGGCGTCCGACAGGCGACCGGCGACGCTTACGTGGTTCCGCTGCTGGTCGGGATAGCGATTGGTCGCGTCGGGTGTTTTCTCACCGGGCTGACCGACGGCACATGCGGCGCTCTCACAGGACTTCCGTGGGGCGTGGACTTCGGCGACGGCCTGCGCCGCCATCCGACACAGTTGTACGAAATCGCCTATCTCACGGCGCTCGGCGTGACGCTGCGCCGGACGGCTTCTGCAGAGGACCCGCCGGGCGCGCTGTTCCGCCGCTTTCTGCTCGCGTATCTAGCGTTTCGCTTCACGGTGGAGTTCATCAAGCCGCGCCCGTTCGTGTATCCGTGGGGACTCACCGCGATTCAAACGGCGGCGCTGCTGGGGATGGGCGCAGCCGGCTACACCCTGTGGCGGCTTAGGCGTCGGCCGCATGGTTTAGTGGCGCTACTTCCGACAGCCGAAGGAGAGCGTGCGCATGGCTGA